The following are encoded in a window of uncultured Sphaerochaeta sp. genomic DNA:
- a CDS encoding FtsX-like permease family protein: MKFIIRLAIKNLSRYRRRTAITAGAIAIGIMAFIVVDSIFLGAKLESERNLRWFETASLRIYTPDFWNERHFLPLEYSIENSSKVLQILGDRGLKATPRTLFSADMILYKQDFHEDGTLPVTVTAVNPVTDSSVYKFEEALHQGRFLKPGEMDGIVIGSWFAEDIGAEVGYWVTLLTRGNGGFYEAFDMQIVGIVNCPNPNVNRTLVMMDIQAADTFLAMEGAVTNIDISLDNPGDIETAALSLQSILDKAGLNLAVYTWEDLAKDYLALMSADRGASNIILFLVFIIAAVGVSNTMLMAMYERMREIGMMRALGTRDQSIYTLLLIEAGGIGFLGSLFGCLLGALVNLYLVETGIDFGFMFRDMDIGYRIQNVMRGSWSLSTIAKAFLSGILLSMVVALAPIRRAMKQDIPTCLHHQ, encoded by the coding sequence ATGAAATTCATTATCCGCCTCGCAATAAAGAATCTCAGTCGCTACAGACGTCGCACAGCAATCACAGCTGGTGCAATTGCAATAGGAATCATGGCATTTATTGTTGTTGATTCCATCTTCTTGGGAGCGAAACTTGAATCTGAGCGAAACCTTAGATGGTTTGAGACAGCCTCACTCCGTATATATACTCCAGACTTCTGGAATGAGCGTCATTTCCTTCCGCTTGAGTACTCGATAGAAAACTCCTCTAAAGTTTTGCAAATTCTCGGAGACAGAGGATTGAAAGCTACACCTAGAACGTTATTCTCAGCAGACATGATTCTCTATAAGCAAGATTTTCATGAGGATGGTACACTCCCTGTTACGGTAACTGCCGTCAATCCAGTAACTGATTCATCTGTGTATAAGTTTGAAGAAGCTCTCCACCAAGGAAGATTTCTTAAGCCAGGTGAGATGGATGGAATAGTAATTGGAAGCTGGTTCGCTGAGGATATCGGGGCTGAGGTAGGATATTGGGTCACCTTGTTAACAAGAGGTAATGGCGGTTTCTATGAAGCATTTGATATGCAAATTGTAGGGATCGTGAATTGCCCAAATCCAAATGTCAACAGAACCTTGGTAATGATGGATATCCAAGCAGCAGATACGTTTCTTGCAATGGAGGGTGCTGTTACCAATATTGACATTTCACTAGACAATCCTGGAGATATAGAGACAGCTGCTCTTTCATTACAGTCAATACTTGATAAGGCTGGTCTCAATCTTGCCGTCTATACTTGGGAAGATCTAGCCAAAGATTATTTAGCCCTCATGAGTGCTGACCGAGGAGCCTCCAATATCATTCTCTTCTTGGTATTTATCATCGCAGCTGTGGGAGTTTCTAACACGATGCTGATGGCTATGTATGAGCGAATGAGAGAAATTGGGATGATGCGTGCATTGGGAACACGAGATCAATCTATCTATACGCTCTTACTCATTGAAGCAGGAGGGATAGGTTTCCTTGGCTCCCTTTTTGGTTGCTTGCTTGGAGCTCTAGTCAATCTATATCTGGTAGAGACTGGAATCGATTTCGGCTTCATGTTCAGAGACATGGATATTGGGTATAGGATCCAAAATGTTATGCGCGGTTCTTGGAGTTTATCCACAATCGCGAAAGCCTTTCTCAGTGGTATCCTGCTTTCAATGGTAGTTGCGCTTGCTCCAATCAGAAGAGCAATGAAGCAAGATATTCCCACATGCCTACATCATCAGTAA
- a CDS encoding aldose epimerase family protein: protein MLTKQVVAQTNDGQPIYLITLSSGPYSAEILSLGANLKTLKTPDRDQKVRDIVLGFENPLDNLTSTTYFGQVVGRFANRIAKGTFSLDGKQYTLETNEGENSLHSGKSNWGWRNWHVETFEWDGNPGVVLSLFSPDGEGGFPGNVNCTVSYVLTKNGELRIEYEATASQATPINLTNHSYFNLRGAGSGEITAHEVKLACDRYLEINDQLVPTGNILPVKGTAFDFTKGKPLGKDMEEAGGYDHCFILEQTPTVKLVEFAWIYEPISGRTMKIKTTMPAVQMYSGNFLEGKDIGKGGVAYPKHGGVCFETQYYPDGPNHESFPSCIFSKERPYKHTTVFSFGVK from the coding sequence ATGTTGACCAAACAAGTTGTCGCCCAGACCAATGATGGGCAACCCATTTATCTGATAACGCTTTCCAGTGGACCATACTCCGCTGAAATTCTCAGTTTGGGGGCGAATCTCAAGACATTGAAGACCCCAGATCGGGATCAGAAGGTCAGGGATATTGTACTGGGATTTGAGAATCCATTGGACAACTTGACATCTACTACTTACTTTGGGCAAGTTGTTGGACGATTTGCCAATCGTATAGCAAAAGGTACGTTCTCCTTGGACGGTAAACAGTATACGCTTGAAACGAATGAAGGAGAGAACTCCCTTCATAGTGGAAAGAGTAATTGGGGTTGGCGAAATTGGCACGTTGAGACCTTTGAATGGGATGGAAATCCTGGGGTTGTGCTGAGTCTGTTCAGTCCCGATGGGGAGGGCGGATTCCCTGGTAATGTGAATTGTACCGTCTCCTATGTGCTCACTAAAAATGGAGAGCTGCGTATTGAGTATGAAGCAACAGCTTCCCAGGCTACACCAATCAATCTGACCAATCACAGTTATTTCAATTTGCGGGGTGCTGGCAGTGGGGAAATTACTGCTCATGAGGTGAAACTTGCTTGTGATCGATACCTCGAGATTAATGATCAACTGGTTCCTACAGGGAACATTCTTCCCGTGAAAGGCACTGCATTTGATTTTACCAAGGGGAAGCCACTGGGGAAGGATATGGAAGAAGCAGGTGGGTATGATCATTGTTTCATTCTTGAACAGACACCGACTGTCAAGCTGGTGGAATTTGCATGGATTTACGAGCCAATTTCAGGCAGAACCATGAAAATCAAGACGACCATGCCAGCTGTGCAAATGTACAGTGGAAACTTTCTTGAAGGAAAGGATATCGGTAAGGGTGGGGTTGCTTATCCCAAGCATGGTGGTGTCTGCTTTGAAACCCAATACTATCCCGATGGCCCGAACCATGAATCGTTTCCTTCTTGCATTTTCAGCAAAGAGAGGCCTTATAAACATACGACAGTGTTCTCCTTTGGTGTGAAATAG
- the udk gene encoding uridine kinase: MKEVKIIGITGGSGSGKSTIVKKISEVCTDFVFIPQDNYYRSATFISNSNITAFNFDHPDAFDMELLHEHLKTLKEGKAIEMPQYDFVHHRRKEETVSVAPRSLVIIEGLMILHDSNIRDLLDLKLYVDTPDDIRFIRRLKRDIAERGRTVESVCTQYLEVVRPGHFNFIEPTKAFADLIIPEGGYNENALSVLIPFVKELAG, encoded by the coding sequence ATGAAAGAAGTGAAAATTATTGGGATTACCGGTGGGTCTGGTTCCGGAAAATCCACGATTGTTAAGAAAATAAGTGAAGTTTGCACAGATTTCGTGTTTATTCCCCAGGACAACTACTATCGCTCTGCCACTTTTATCAGTAATTCCAATATTACCGCTTTCAACTTTGACCATCCTGATGCCTTTGACATGGAACTGCTTCATGAACACCTGAAGACGCTCAAGGAGGGCAAGGCCATTGAGATGCCCCAATACGATTTCGTCCATCACCGAAGAAAGGAAGAGACGGTATCTGTTGCACCGAGAAGTCTGGTGATTATTGAGGGACTGATGATTCTGCATGACAGCAACATTCGGGATTTGTTGGATTTGAAACTATATGTAGATACCCCAGATGATATTCGCTTTATTAGAAGGTTGAAACGTGATATTGCAGAGCGTGGAAGGACCGTAGAGAGTGTATGTACACAGTATCTTGAGGTTGTAAGACCGGGGCATTTCAATTTCATCGAACCAACCAAGGCTTTCGCTGACTTGATTATTCCTGAGGGTGGGTACAATGAGAATGCTCTGTCGGTACTTATTCCCTTTGTTAAGGAACTTGCTGGCTGA
- the galE gene encoding UDP-glucose 4-epimerase GalE — MKVLLFGGAGYIGTHVALEFLDRDDTVGIFDNLSSGLKSNVSDQAIFFEGDIRDKERVVEVLQEGWDVVIHLAAFKAAGESMIKPIKYSENNITGSLNLITGCIETGVKHFILSSSAAVYGEPSYLPVDEKHPKNPTNYYGYTKLCVEENLRWYSELKGLRYVSLRYFNAAGYDGEGRMLGLENNPANLIPVVMEVASGIRPNLLVFGNDYDTVDGTGVRDYVHVTDLAKGHVLAADHLMAGSDSLVVNLGSEEGLSVQQILDTAREITGKPIEAQYVDRRPGDPAKLVASSKMAYKALGWKAEHSSVVNIIKTTWMVYEANQKHMNR; from the coding sequence ATGAAAGTATTACTATTTGGAGGTGCCGGTTATATCGGCACCCACGTAGCTCTGGAGTTTCTGGACCGCGATGATACAGTTGGAATCTTTGACAATCTCTCCAGCGGCCTGAAGAGTAATGTCAGTGACCAGGCTATCTTCTTCGAGGGTGATATCCGAGACAAAGAGCGCGTTGTTGAAGTATTGCAGGAAGGATGGGATGTCGTTATCCATCTCGCTGCATTCAAGGCAGCCGGAGAATCGATGATTAAGCCTATCAAGTATTCTGAAAACAACATCACAGGCTCTTTGAACTTGATCACTGGTTGCATAGAGACTGGCGTCAAGCATTTCATTCTTTCTTCTTCTGCAGCAGTATATGGAGAACCTTCATACCTTCCTGTAGATGAGAAGCATCCCAAGAATCCAACAAATTACTATGGATATACAAAACTCTGTGTCGAAGAAAATCTGAGATGGTACAGTGAACTTAAGGGACTGCGATATGTCTCACTCAGATACTTCAACGCCGCTGGGTACGATGGCGAGGGACGCATGCTTGGATTGGAAAACAATCCTGCCAATCTCATCCCTGTTGTCATGGAAGTCGCCAGTGGTATCCGCCCCAACCTACTTGTCTTCGGAAACGATTATGATACCGTCGATGGAACAGGGGTTCGTGACTATGTACATGTTACCGATCTGGCAAAAGGGCATGTGCTTGCAGCAGACCACCTGATGGCAGGAAGTGACAGTTTGGTAGTGAATCTTGGAAGTGAGGAAGGATTGAGTGTACAACAGATTCTCGATACTGCAAGAGAGATAACCGGCAAACCAATCGAAGCGCAGTATGTCGATCGCCGACCTGGGGATCCAGCAAAGCTTGTAGCTTCCTCCAAGATGGCTTACAAGGCCCTAGGATGGAAGGCAGAACACTCTTCTGTAGTGAATATCATCAAGACAACCTGGATGGTCTATGAAGCCAACCAGAAGCATATGAACCGATAG
- a CDS encoding 5'-nucleotidase C-terminal domain-containing protein: MKRLSRTIMTAMLVALLAFSLVGCKSTAKVEPIPPAPVEPAPEPVTPVEPAPELVEVPEPEPMPEPAPPAPEPVAEEPKELVLPYGVQEIVKNDDGAKVFDLFIVHTNDLNGNIYSENGGLGLARLSTALKAGRALTDNWLLLNSGNVGEVPAEAAMLAAEVVDELGYDAYTPQAVQLATGIAGTKKALPLSANALDANGYLVAQPYQVYNYNGFKVGVVGLVAPKPIQGVSFTSDLILDNAQYAVDMAQDYVDYIVVLSDLGSKGDLTSEMVARNIDGIDLIVDGNGSAMAKTVNGTLIVRADEMLKSVGGVQVSVANGKVKSVVPMILPAADVLDPAKSALAKAYEPFARAMGYTLQVSVPEDPAIVSMIGATPKPMVKAEVPAKVEAPAPAPEVKEEAPAPAPVVEPKELVLPYGVQEIVKNDDGAKVFDLFIVHTNDLNGNIYSENGGLGLARLSTALKAGRALTDNWLLLNSGNVGEVPAEAAMLAAEVVDELGYDAYTPQAVQLATGIAGTKKALPLSANALDANGYLVAQPYQVYNYNGFKVGVVGLVAPKPIQGVSFTSDLILDNAQYAVDMAQDYVDYIVVLSDLGSKGDLTSEMVARNIDGIDLIVDGNGSAMAKTVNGTLIVRADEMLKSVGGVQVSVANGKVKSVVPMILPAADVLDPAKSALAKAYEPFARAMGYTLQVSVPEDPAIVSMIGATPKPMVKAEVPAKVEAPAPAPEVKEEAPAPAPVVEPKELVLPYGVQEIVKNDDGAKVFDLFIVHTNDLNGNIYSENGGLGLARLSTALKAGRALTDNWLLLNSGNVGEVPAEAAMLAAEVVDELGYDAYTPQAVQLATGIAGTKKALPLSANALDANGYLVAQPYQVYNYNGFKVGVVGLVAPKPIQGVSFTSDLILDNAQYAVDMAQDYVDYIVVLSDLGSKGDLTSEMVARNIDGIDLIVDGNGSAMAKTVNGTLIVRADEMLKSVGGVQVSVANGKVKSVVPMILPAADVLDPAKSALAKAYEPFARAMGYTLQVSVPEDPAIVSMIGATPKPMVKAEVPAKAEAPAPAPVVKEEAPAPAPVAVAPEPVEYPLGVFEIVKNADGANEFDLFVVHTNDVHGRVVSSEDNVGYSKLATMLKVGRGITDNILVLDAGDVTHGTNVVNMFEGETVGVLLDMLGYDAVAPGNHDFNYGVDRLLEAAEIAENYTDIKVLSANVLDENGYMLFQPYQVYNFNDFTVGVVGLTTPDTATKTHPKNVEGVYFANEEIFEIGQQAIDMAKQYVDYIIVLGHIGMDPDGASGLTTDKIVSNIKGIDLFVDGHSHTLLKQGMKIGDTMVVSAGEYMENLGLVQIHVKNDEVTAVYPMMISAADVWNAKDSDLAKQYGIAEVPNDAEVDEYLGYMTAKLDAKLNTVIATVPEMLDGERANVRTKPTNLSRLITRAMTAESGADFTITNGGGIRASIDAGEVTIGEVINVLPFTNIITVVEVTGADVYAALEHGYSKLPETNGAFSQTDLQVVYNRFGKPGNRILRVLLNGKAIDKNATYKVATNDFMAAGGDGYTMFGKVLSEGSLLSDVFIEFLSKNYPAK, encoded by the coding sequence GTGAAACGTCTTTCAAGAACAATTATGACAGCAATGCTGGTAGCTTTGTTGGCTTTTTCCCTTGTTGGCTGTAAGAGCACGGCAAAGGTAGAACCAATCCCCCCAGCTCCTGTTGAACCCGCTCCTGAGCCGGTAACCCCTGTAGAACCCGCTCCTGAGCTCGTAGAGGTGCCAGAGCCAGAGCCAATGCCTGAGCCGGCTCCACCGGCACCAGAGCCAGTAGCTGAAGAGCCCAAGGAATTGGTCTTGCCCTATGGTGTACAGGAGATTGTGAAAAATGATGACGGAGCGAAGGTATTCGATCTGTTTATTGTACATACCAACGACCTGAACGGTAACATCTACAGCGAGAACGGCGGACTTGGTCTTGCAAGGCTGTCCACTGCGCTGAAGGCTGGCCGAGCACTTACCGACAACTGGTTGCTGCTGAACAGCGGCAATGTCGGCGAGGTACCGGCTGAGGCTGCGATGCTGGCCGCCGAGGTGGTTGATGAGCTTGGCTACGATGCCTACACCCCACAGGCAGTGCAGCTGGCTACCGGTATCGCCGGGACGAAGAAGGCCCTTCCGTTGAGTGCGAATGCACTGGATGCGAACGGGTACCTGGTCGCCCAGCCCTATCAGGTGTACAACTACAACGGCTTCAAGGTCGGCGTGGTAGGGCTTGTTGCCCCGAAACCGATCCAGGGAGTGAGCTTCACCAGTGACCTGATTCTGGACAATGCACAGTACGCTGTGGACATGGCCCAGGATTATGTGGACTACATCGTGGTGCTCAGCGACCTTGGCAGCAAGGGCGATCTCACCAGTGAGATGGTAGCCCGGAACATTGACGGCATCGACCTGATCGTCGACGGCAATGGATCTGCGATGGCCAAGACCGTGAACGGGACCCTGATCGTACGTGCAGACGAGATGCTGAAGAGCGTCGGTGGCGTGCAGGTGAGCGTGGCGAACGGAAAGGTGAAGAGCGTTGTACCGATGATTCTTCCCGCAGCCGATGTGCTTGACCCTGCCAAGAGTGCACTTGCCAAGGCATATGAGCCGTTTGCAAGAGCAATGGGCTACACCCTGCAGGTGAGCGTACCTGAGGATCCAGCCATTGTCTCGATGATTGGCGCAACCCCGAAGCCGATGGTGAAGGCAGAGGTCCCTGCAAAGGTAGAGGCCCCGGCACCGGCACCTGAGGTGAAGGAAGAAGCACCTGCTCCAGCACCAGTAGTAGAGCCCAAGGAATTGGTCTTGCCCTATGGTGTGCAGGAGATTGTGAAAAATGATGACGGAGCGAAGGTATTCGATCTGTTTATTGTACATACCAACGACCTGAACGGTAACATCTACAGCGAGAACGGCGGACTTGGTCTTGCAAGGCTGTCCACTGCGCTGAAGGCTGGCCGAGCACTTACCGACAACTGGTTGCTGCTGAACAGCGGCAATGTCGGCGAGGTACCGGCTGAGGCTGCGATGCTGGCCGCCGAGGTGGTTGATGAGCTTGGCTACGATGCCTACACCCCACAGGCAGTGCAGCTGGCTACCGGTATCGCCGGGACGAAGAAGGCCCTTCCGTTGAGTGCGAATGCACTGGATGCGAACGGGTACCTGGTCGCCCAGCCCTATCAGGTGTACAACTACAACGGCTTCAAGGTCGGCGTGGTAGGGCTTGTTGCCCCGAAACCGATCCAGGGAGTGAGCTTCACCAGTGACCTGATTCTGGACAATGCACAGTACGCTGTGGACATGGCCCAGGATTATGTGGACTACATCGTGGTGCTCAGCGACCTTGGCAGCAAGGGCGATCTCACCAGTGAGATGGTAGCCCGGAACATTGACGGCATCGACCTGATCGTCGACGGCAATGGATCTGCGATGGCCAAGACCGTGAACGGGACCCTGATCGTACGTGCAGACGAGATGCTGAAGAGCGTCGGTGGCGTGCAGGTGAGCGTGGCGAACGGAAAGGTGAAGAGCGTTGTACCGATGATTCTTCCCGCAGCCGATGTGCTTGACCCTGCCAAGAGTGCACTTGCCAAGGCATATGAGCCGTTTGCAAGAGCAATGGGCTACACCCTGCAGGTGAGCGTACCTGAGGATCCAGCCATTGTCTCGATGATTGGCGCAACCCCGAAGCCGATGGTGAAGGCAGAGGTCCCTGCAAAGGTAGAGGCCCCGGCACCGGCACCTGAGGTGAAGGAAGAAGCACCTGCTCCAGCACCAGTAGTAGAGCCCAAGGAATTGGTCTTGCCCTATGGTGTGCAGGAGATTGTGAAAAATGATGACGGAGCGAAGGTATTCGATCTGTTTATTGTACATACCAACGACCTGAACGGTAACATCTACAGCGAGAACGGCGGACTTGGTCTTGCAAGGCTGTCCACTGCGCTGAAGGCTGGCCGAGCACTTACCGACAACTGGTTGCTGCTGAACAGCGGCAATGTCGGCGAGGTACCGGCTGAGGCTGCGATGCTGGCCGCCGAGGTGGTTGATGAGCTTGGCTACGATGCCTACACCCCACAGGCAGTGCAGCTGGCTACCGGTATCGCCGGGACGAAGAAGGCCCTTCCGTTGAGTGCGAATGCACTGGATGCGAACGGGTACCTGGTCGCCCAGCCCTATCAGGTGTACAACTACAACGGCTTCAAGGTCGGCGTGGTAGGGCTTGTTGCCCCGAAACCGATCCAGGGAGTGAGCTTCACCAGTGACCTGATTCTGGACAATGCACAGTACGCTGTGGACATGGCCCAGGATTATGTGGACTACATCGTGGTGCTCAGCGACCTTGGCAGCAAGGGCGATCTCACCAGTGAGATGGTAGCCCGGAACATTGACGGCATCGACCTGATCGTCGACGGCAATGGATCTGCGATGGCCAAGACCGTGAACGGGACCCTGATCGTACGTGCAGACGAGATGCTGAAGAGCGTCGGTGGCGTGCAGGTGAGCGTGGCGAACGGAAAGGTGAAGAGCGTTGTACCGATGATTCTTCCCGCAGCCGATGTGCTTGACCCTGCCAAGAGTGCACTTGCCAAGGCATATGAGCCGTTTGCAAGAGCAATGGGCTACACCCTGCAGGTGAGCGTACCTGAGGATCCAGCCATTGTATCGATGATTGGCGCAACCCCGAAGCCGATGGTGAAGGCAGAGGTCCCTGCAAAGGCAGAGGCACCTGCACCGGCACCAGTGGTGAAGGAAGAAGCACCTGCTCCAGCACCAGTAGCAGTTGCACCAGAGCCAGTTGAGTACCCACTTGGAGTATTCGAGATCGTGAAAAACGCTGATGGCGCAAATGAGTTTGATCTCTTTGTTGTCCACACCAACGATGTACACGGTCGTGTGGTCTCCAGTGAAGACAATGTTGGCTATTCAAAGCTTGCTACCATGTTGAAGGTTGGACGCGGTATCACCGATAACATCCTTGTACTTGACGCAGGTGATGTGACTCATGGAACCAATGTTGTTAATATGTTTGAAGGTGAGACCGTTGGAGTCTTGCTTGATATGCTTGGATATGATGCAGTAGCACCCGGCAACCACGACTTCAACTATGGTGTTGATCGCCTTCTTGAAGCAGCTGAGATTGCTGAGAACTACACTGATATCAAGGTCTTGAGTGCGAACGTATTGGATGAGAATGGCTATATGTTGTTCCAGCCTTATCAGGTCTATAACTTCAACGACTTTACTGTTGGGGTAGTTGGCTTGACCACTCCTGACACTGCTACCAAGACTCATCCGAAGAATGTCGAAGGCGTATATTTCGCCAACGAAGAGATCTTCGAGATTGGCCAGCAGGCTATCGATATGGCTAAACAGTATGTTGATTACATCATCGTACTTGGTCACATCGGAATGGATCCTGATGGTGCAAGCGGTTTGACCACTGATAAGATCGTAAGCAACATCAAGGGTATTGACCTGTTTGTTGATGGACACAGTCACACCTTGCTGAAGCAGGGAATGAAGATTGGTGACACGATGGTTGTCTCCGCCGGTGAGTACATGGAAAATCTTGGCTTGGTCCAGATTCATGTAAAGAACGACGAAGTTACTGCTGTGTATCCGATGATGATTTCTGCTGCAGATGTTTGGAATGCCAAGGATTCTGATCTTGCTAAGCAGTATGGTATTGCAGAAGTACCAAACGATGCTGAAGTTGATGAGTATCTCGGTTATATGACCGCGAAGCTCGATGCAAAGCTCAACACAGTTATTGCAACTGTACCTGAGATGCTTGATGGAGAACGTGCAAATGTTCGTACCAAGCCGACCAACCTTTCCAGGTTGATCACCAGGGCAATGACTGCTGAGAGTGGTGCCGACTTCACCATTACCAATGGTGGTGGTATCCGTGCATCCATCGACGCTGGTGAGGTAACGATCGGTGAAGTGATTAACGTCCTTCCGTTCACCAACATCATCACTGTTGTTGAGGTAACCGGAGCTGATGTCTATGCTGCACTTGAGCATGGCTACAGCAAGCTGCCTGAGACCAATGGTGCATTCTCCCAGACCGACCTCCAGGTTGTTTACAACCGGTTTGGTAAGCCTGGTAATCGTATCCTGAGAGTTCTTCTCAACGGTAAGGCGATTGATAAGAATGCAACCTATAAGGTCGCAACCAACGACTTCATGGCCGCTGGTGGTGATGGCTATACCATGTTTGGTAAGGTCCTCTCCGAGGGTTCCTTGCTCAGCGATGTGTTCATCGAGTTCCTCTCGAAGAACTACCCCGCAAAGTAA
- the yidD gene encoding membrane protein insertion efficiency factor YidD, with the protein MKKILWLLRQIFLIPVYLYKGILSPFFGGGSCLYHPTCSSYMVNSVTKHGIFKGFVMGFARIIRCSRWFYGGEDPVPDTWSWKAIKDGFTLFRKR; encoded by the coding sequence ATGAAAAAAATCCTCTGGCTGCTACGACAGATATTTCTCATCCCAGTGTACCTCTACAAGGGAATTTTGTCACCATTTTTTGGAGGAGGGAGCTGTCTCTACCACCCTACTTGTTCCTCTTATATGGTAAATTCAGTTACAAAGCACGGCATTTTCAAAGGCTTTGTCATGGGATTTGCCAGAATCATCCGATGCAGTCGTTGGTTTTATGGAGGGGAAGACCCAGTTCCTGACACTTGGTCATGGAAAGCAATAAAGGATGGTTTTACCCTCTTCCGTAAACGTTGA
- the lepA gene encoding translation elongation factor 4 — MPADITLTRNFCIIAHIDHGKSTLADRFIEKAKLYVSRGPAQDQMLDNMDIERERGITIKSQAVTIPYTAADGKTYELNLVDTPGHVDFSYEVSRAISSCEGALLIVDASQGVEAQTLANLYMAMEHNLTIIPVINKIDLPSADIDACLHQIDHDLGLESEETVMVSAKTGVGVDELFEAIVNQIPPPEGKDSLPLQALIFDSHYDAYRGVIVHCRVFDGTLEAGSEVRFMHTDTPYKVEEVGFFQLGLVKTDALHAGDVGYVITGVKTISDVRVGDTITTVKNAAKKPLPGFKDVKPVVFSSIYPVDTNDYEELVSAIERLKLNDASLIYEKDSSAALGFGFRCGFLGMLHLEVIQERIEREFGLSIVFTSPSVKYIVHMKNGDVVNIDNPLEYPDPMRVEYSEEPFIQANIITPSQFVGPLITLCMEKRGVQVGMNYLDEKRVELMYEMPLSEVLFEFYDRMKSVSRGYASFDYQLIGYKKTDLVRMDILVNGEPVDALSQLVFRGSSQLRGKQVCERLRGEIPRQQYKIAIQAAIGGTIVSRETITAFRKDVTAKCYGGDISRKRKLLEKQKEGKKRMKMVGNVEIPQSAFLAVLKSDDSSK, encoded by the coding sequence ATGCCAGCTGATATTACACTGACACGAAATTTTTGCATCATTGCGCATATAGACCATGGCAAGTCTACTCTTGCCGACCGCTTTATCGAAAAAGCAAAGCTCTATGTGTCTCGTGGTCCTGCACAGGACCAGATGCTCGACAATATGGATATTGAGCGAGAACGCGGGATCACCATAAAGAGCCAAGCGGTAACCATTCCCTACACGGCAGCCGATGGTAAAACGTATGAGCTGAATCTTGTTGATACTCCGGGACATGTTGACTTCTCCTACGAGGTAAGCCGTGCCATCAGCTCATGTGAGGGTGCCTTGCTGATTGTTGATGCCTCCCAAGGTGTCGAGGCTCAGACCTTGGCAAACTTGTATATGGCCATGGAACATAACCTCACCATCATTCCGGTCATCAACAAGATTGATTTACCTTCTGCCGATATTGATGCTTGCTTGCATCAGATTGATCATGACTTGGGTTTGGAATCAGAAGAGACTGTTATGGTGAGCGCAAAAACCGGTGTAGGAGTGGATGAGCTCTTTGAGGCAATCGTCAATCAGATTCCCCCTCCAGAAGGAAAAGACTCCCTCCCTCTCCAGGCCCTGATCTTTGACTCCCATTACGATGCATATCGTGGAGTCATTGTTCACTGTCGTGTTTTCGACGGAACCCTGGAGGCTGGCTCAGAAGTTCGTTTCATGCATACTGATACGCCCTATAAGGTTGAGGAAGTCGGTTTCTTCCAGCTTGGTCTGGTTAAGACAGATGCGCTGCATGCAGGGGATGTCGGGTACGTGATTACCGGTGTAAAGACTATCAGCGATGTCAGGGTTGGGGACACGATCACCACGGTCAAGAATGCTGCGAAGAAACCTCTTCCTGGATTCAAGGATGTGAAGCCGGTAGTTTTCAGTTCAATCTACCCGGTTGATACCAATGACTATGAAGAATTGGTGAGTGCAATAGAAAGGCTCAAACTCAACGATGCATCCTTGATTTATGAGAAGGACAGTTCAGCTGCTCTGGGTTTTGGATTCAGGTGTGGGTTCTTGGGAATGTTGCATCTTGAGGTTATCCAGGAGCGTATAGAGCGCGAATTTGGACTGTCAATCGTATTTACCAGTCCTTCGGTTAAGTACATCGTGCATATGAAGAACGGTGATGTTGTCAATATTGACAACCCTCTTGAATATCCAGATCCGATGCGGGTTGAATATTCAGAGGAGCCCTTTATCCAAGCCAACATCATCACACCCAGTCAATTTGTAGGACCGCTGATAACGCTCTGCATGGAGAAACGCGGGGTTCAGGTGGGAATGAATTACCTTGATGAGAAACGCGTAGAGCTGATGTACGAGATGCCATTGAGCGAGGTGCTCTTTGAGTTCTATGACCGCATGAAATCTGTGAGTCGTGGATATGCTTCGTTCGACTATCAATTGATTGGCTACAAAAAGACCGATTTGGTGAGAATGGATATTCTCGTCAATGGAGAGCCGGTTGATGCGCTGAGCCAACTCGTTTTTCGGGGAAGCAGTCAATTGCGAGGTAAGCAGGTCTGTGAGCGGTTGAGGGGAGAGATTCCTCGCCAGCAATACAAGATAGCCATCCAGGCAGCTATTGGTGGGACTATTGTAAGCAGAGAGACCATCACCGCCTTCCGGAAGGATGTTACAGCTAAATGTTATGGTGGTGATATCAGCCGAAAACGCAAGTTGCTCGAGAAACAGAAAGAGGGTAAGAAACGCATGAAGATGGTTGGGAATGTAGAGATACCCCAGAGTGCATTCCTCGCTGTTTTAAAGAGTGATGACAGCTCCAAGTAA